In Carassius auratus strain Wakin unplaced genomic scaffold, ASM336829v1 scaf_tig00214136, whole genome shotgun sequence, one DNA window encodes the following:
- the LOC113091207 gene encoding uncharacterized protein LOC113091207, with product MAGSWCLTQILVVCAFCHAVPQWSKSLQDAQALMIQQTDQQFQLQKPVQLLTNQQFPPQKPVQQLTNQQFPPRKPVQQLTNQQFLLQKPVPQPPTPQFPLQKPVPQQPKPQFPIQKPVKQQFQKPVVKAESLNKCAVADSEQIQCGLPGIRGAECEAINCCFNGQQCFYGRAVTVQCIRDGQFVVVVSRDVTLPRLSLDWLLCRKPSSSTAVQRCAIHHLALVSKAAPGNEETLVSRLSLGSRLWFLVEKLLWSCKSSVLNKPCRTPSC from the exons ATGGCTGGAAGTTGGTGTTTGACTCAGATTTTGGTGGTCTGTGCTTTCTGTCATGCTGTTCCACAGTGGAGTAAATCGCTTCAGGATGCTCAAGCTCTGATGATCCAGCAAACTGACCAGCAGTTTCAGctccagaagccagttcaactgctaactaaccagcagtttccacctcagaaaccagttcaacagctaactaaccagcagtttccgccTCGGAaaccagttcaacagctaactaaccagcagtttctgCTCCAAAAGCCTGTTCCACAACCACCTACaccgcagtttccgcttcagaagccagttccacaacaacctaagccgcagtttccgaTTCAGAAGCCAGTTAAACAGCAGTTTCAGAAGCCAGTAGTGAAGGCAGAATCCCTTAATAAATGTGctgtagctgattctgagcagatccaatgtggtCTACCTGGGATCCGTGGTGCTGAGTGTGAagctatcaactgctgctttaaCGGACAGCAGTGTTTCTATGGGAGGGCAG TGACTGTCCAGTGtattagagatggtcagtttgtggtagtggtgtctCGAGACGTTACCttgcctcgactgagtctggactggctgctctgcaggaaacc gtcttcatccactgcagtacagaggtgtgccatccatcatctgGCTCTTGTCAGCAAAGCTGCACCAGGAAAC GAAGAGACACTCGTATCAAGGCTGTCTCTGgggagcagactgtggtttctagtggagAAGTTACTCTGGTCATGTAAATCTAGTGTTTTAAATAAACCGTGCAGAACCCCAAG TTGCTAA